A section of the Carya illinoinensis cultivar Pawnee chromosome 12, C.illinoinensisPawnee_v1, whole genome shotgun sequence genome encodes:
- the LOC122289275 gene encoding uncharacterized mitochondrial protein AtMg00810-like, with product MVNRTLYGLKQAPRAWFDKLSDFLLQLGFFSSLADPSLFICHSNHGVLILILYVDDMVVTGDNPQRIQWLISQLSTQFSMKDLGFLHHFLGIEVHKIGTDLFLNQHRPDLSSSVNYVCQFLQAPIVANFQLVKRILRYLQGTVELGLRITSDSSLDLYGFSDANWAGCPTTRRSTSGYCTFLGSNCISWSAKKQPTVARSSAEAKYKAMASTAAELTWISTLL from the exons ATGGTCAACCGTACCttgtatggtctcaaacaagctcctagagcttggtttgACAAGTTGAGTGACTTTCTTTTGCAGCTTGGCTTCTTCTCAAGCTTAGCAGACCCAAGTCTTTTTATTTGTCACTCAAACCATGGAGTTCTTATCCTTATCctttatgtggatgacatggtGGTCACTGGAGATAATCCACAAAGAATTCAGTGGCTAATATCTCAACTGAGCACTCAATTCTCTATGAAAGACCTAGGTTTTCTACATCATTTCTTGGGGATTGAAGTTCACAAGATTGGTACTGATCTCTTCCTAAATCAGCATAG ACCAGATTTATCCTCTAGTGTGAACTATGTTTGTCAATTCCTACAAGCTCCTATTGTGGCTAATTTCCAGCTTGTAAAAAGGATCCTTAGGTACTTGCAAGGCACAGTTGAACTTGGCCTACGCATCACCTCAGACAGCAGCCTTGATCTCTATGGTTTCTCAGATGCTAATTGGGCTGGTTGCCCCACCACAAGGAGATCCACTTCAGGTTATTGTACCTTTCTTGGTAGCAATTGCATCTCTTGGAGTGCTAAGAAGCAACCAACAGTTGCAAGGTCCAGTGCAGAGGCTAAATATAAGGCCATGGCTTCCACAGCAGCAGAATTAACTTGGATTTCCACACTACTTTGA
- the LOC122290429 gene encoding (+)-cis,trans-nepetalactol synthase NEPS1-like: MTETTLFKKKLEGKVAIVTGGASGIGEATAHLFAKHGALMVVVADIQEELGHQVAKSIGLNHSTYVHCDVTDEEQVIAMVESTVKNYGQLDIMFSNAGIFSRSDQTVLNLDLFALDHLFAINVRGMAACVKHAARAMVEGHVRGSIVCTASVAANQGSTANTDYFMSKHAVLGLVRSASRQLGEHGIRVNCVSPSIVATPLACSVLGMDTEQVEKAYEPHASLKGVVLKVGHVADAVLFLASDDSGFVNGHNLVVDGGWVD, translated from the coding sequence ATGACGGAAACCACATTGTTCAAGAAGAAACTGGAAGGCAAAGTGGCCATAGTCACAGGCGGTGCTAGTGGCATTGGGGAGGCGACTGCACATCTTTTTGCCAAGCATGGCGCGCTTATGGTGGTCGTTGCTGATATCCAAGAAGAACTAGGCCATCAGGTTGCCAAATCAATTGGTTTGAACCATTCTACATACGTACATTGTGACGTTACTGATGAAGAACAGGTCATAGCCATGGTAGAATCGACGGTCAAGAATTATGGGCAACTTGACATCATGTTTAGTAATGCAGGGATTTTTAGTAGGTCGGATCAGACCGTACTTAACCTAGACTTGTTCGCCCTTGACCATCTATTTGCGATCAATGTACGTGGCATGGCTGCATGTGTAAAGCATGCAGCACGTGCTATGGTTGAAGGGCATGTGAGGGGGAGCATTGTGTGCACCGCAAGTGTTGCAGCAAATCAGGGTTCAACCGCAAATACTGATTACTTCATGTCAAAGCACGCTGTGCTTGGACTTGTTCGATCAGCAAGCAGGCAATTAGGGGAGCATGGGATTAGAGTGAACTGCGTATCACCCTCTATAGTTGCGACACCACTGGCATGCAGTGTATTGGGAATGGATACAGAGCAGGTGGAGAAGGCATATGAGCCACATGCGAGCTTAAAAGGAGTTGTCCTAAAAGTGGGGCATGTGGCGGATGCAGTGCTCTTTCTTGCATCTGATGATTCTGGATTTGTGAATGGGCACAACCTGGTGGTTGATGGCGGCTGGGTTGACTAG